In Spinacia oleracea cultivar Varoflay chromosome 5, BTI_SOV_V1, whole genome shotgun sequence, a single window of DNA contains:
- the LOC110781843 gene encoding uncharacterized protein translates to MSDIFTAASNGDLKRIKEIVKNLNDKFGEQTAKEILGAKDSSGHTILHVAASEGRTLFCKYLVDTIKFDIDCKDRMGYTPLHYAVFEGNFMTSSFLLDHGADPNMTCNAGLTALHYAAKKGRKDQVKLLITKGDVVNAPSASRGTPLRFAAHGKRDALKILLEHKANPNYTSHPLLNPLMVAILDKSLDCIRLLLKNDADPNLGLEKPLVVAVFGGNKEIIKCLLQAGADPNATNFRDLTPIEIAAMEGHLTVVDTLFDITARIPHIPTWSCFGIHEYINSQEAKHQRELKAKAKFLEANENGAQAIRAIT, encoded by the exons ATGAGTGACATCTTCACAGCAGCTTCTAATGGAGACCTTAAACGCATCAAAG AAATCGTGAAAAATTTGAATGATAAGTTTGGAGAACAGACTGCGAAAGAAATCTTGGGAGCAAAAGATTCGAGCGGGCATACAATTCTTCACGTTGCTGCTTCCGAGGGTCGAACTTTATTCTGCAAATACCTAGTCGACACTATCAAATTTGATATTGATTGCAAAGATCGAATGG GTTACACCCCTCTGCATTATGCGGTTTTCGAAGGAAATTTCATGACTTCTTCTTTTCTACTGGATCATGGTGCAGATCCTAATATGACATGCAATGCGGGATTAACTGCATTGCACTATGCTGCTAaaaaag GAAGGAAGGACCAGGTGAAACTTTTAATAACAAAAGGTGACGTAGTTAATGCGCCATCGGCTTCTAGAGGCACGCCATTGCGATTTGCTGCCCATGGCAAGAGAGATGCTCTTAAGATTTTGCTTGAACATAAAGCTAAT CCAAATTATACTAGTCATCCCTTATTGAACCCGTTGATGGTTGCCATCCTAGACAAATCTCTTGATTGCATAAGGCTACTGCTGAAG AATGATGCTGACCCGAATCTTGGTTTAGAAAAACCTTTGGTTGTTGCTGTATTTGGAGGCAATAAGGAGATTATCAAATGCTTGCTTCAAGCTGGAGCTGATCCTAATGCTACTAATTTT CGTGATCTTACACCAATTGAAATTGCGGCTATGGAAGGTCATCTTACAGTTGTAGACACCCTCTTTGATATTACTGCTCGTATTCCTCATATTCCGACCTGGAGCTGTTTTGGAATACACGAGTATATCAACTCTCAGGAAGCAAAACATCAG CGGGAACTCAAAGCTAAAGCAAAATTCTTAGAAGCAAATGAAAATGGAGCACAAGCCATCAGAGCAATTACATGA
- the LOC110781862 gene encoding uncharacterized protein isoform X4 has protein sequence MVNWLSNLLFKFFVFCVDFLQISTMSDIFTAVFTGDLKLIKEMATKFNNKFGEQKAKEILGAKDSKGRTILHIAASEDPNVTSNAGLTPLHYAAKIGKKDLVKLLITKGAEVDAPSSSAKGTPLRFATAYSMKEAVKILLEHKANPNYATHPVLNPLMVAVLEKSVDCVRLLLKHGADPNLGFHGERPLIAAVQEGLIEIMKCLLKAGANPNATNFCDLTPIEIAAVEGNLEIVNILFDFTAPIPHIPTWSIPGIHEYINSREVKNQRELKAETRFLEANENAAQSVRENDYMTAVYWYTEAVRIKPTDGIMFSNRSFCFIRLNQGNLALSDAKICIRLRQNWAKGYYRAGAAYMMLQDYQNAVAAFGYACTYEPLNTELRDAYIEALAELKAPRNR, from the exons ATGGTTAATTGGTTATCAAATCTTTTGTTTAAATTCTTTGTTTTTTGCGTAGATTTTCTTCAAATTTCCACCATGAGTGACATCTTCACAGCAGTTTTCACTGGAGACCTTAAACTCATCAAAG AAATGGCAACAAAATTTAATAATAAGTTTGGAGAACAGAAGGCGAAAGAAATCTTGGGAGCAAAAGACTCGAAGGGGCGTACAATTCTACACATTGCTGCTTCCGAGG ATCCTAATGTGACGAGCAACGCGGGATTAACTCCATTGCACTATGCTGCTAAAATAG GAAAAAAAGACTTGGTGAAATTGTTAATAACAAAAGGTGCTGAAGTTGATGCGCCATCATCGTCTGCTAAAGGCACGCCATTGCGATTTGCCACTGCATATAGCATGAAAGAGGCTGTTAAGATTTTGCTTGAGCATAAAGCTAAT CCAAATTATGCTACTCATCCCGTATTGAACCCGTTGATGGTTGCCGTCCTAGAGAAATCCGTTGATTGCGTAAGGCTACTGCTGAAG CATGGTGCTGACCCGAATCTTGGTTTTCATGGAGAAAGACCTTTGATTGCTGCTGTACAAGAAGGCCTTATAGAGATTATGAAATGCTTGCTTAAAGCTGGAGCTAATCCTAATGCTACTAATTTT TGTGATCTTACACCAATTGAAATTGCGGCTGTGGAAGGTAATCTTGAAATTGTAAACATCCTCTTTGATTTTACTGCTCCTATTCCTCATATTCCGACTTGGAGCATTCCTGGAATACACGAGTATATCAACTCTCGGGAAGTAAAAAATCAG CGCGAACTCAAAGCTGAAACAAGATTCTTAGAAGCAAATGAAAATGCAGCACAATCCGTCAGAGAAAATGATTACATGACTGCAGTTTACTGGTATACAGAG GCTGTCAGGATAAAGCCAACAGATGGGATAATGTTCTCGAACAGGAGCTTTTGCTTTATCCGCTTGAACCAGGGCAATCTTGCACTCTCTGATGCAAAAATTTGTATTAGACTGAGACAAAATTGGGCTAAGGGATATTACCGGGCCGGAGCAGCCTATATGATGCTGCAG GACTATCAAAATGCAGTAGCAGCATTTGGGTATGCGTGTACGTATGAACCTCTCAATACGGAGCTCCGAGATGCTTACAT TGAGGCGTTGGCGGAGTTAAAAGCACCACGGAACAGATGA
- the LOC110781862 gene encoding uncharacterized protein isoform X2, with the protein MVNWLSNLLFKFFVFCVDFLQISTMSDIFTAVFTGDLKLIKEMATKFNNKFGEQKAKEILGAKDSKGRTILHIAASEGYTPLHHAVVEGHFMTSSFLLDHGADPNVTSNAGLTPLHYAAKIGKKDLVKLLITKGAEVDAPSSSAKGTPLRFATAYSMKEAVKILLEHKANPNYATHPVLNPLMVAVLEKSVDCVRLLLKHGADPNLGFHGERPLIAAVQEGLIEIMKCLLKAGANPNATNFCDLTPIEIAAVEGNLEIVNILFDFTAPIPHIPTWSIPGIHEYINSREVKNQRELKAETRFLEANENAAQSVRENDYMTAVYWYTEAVRIKPTDGIMFSNRSFCFIRLNQGNLALSDAKICIRLRQNWAKGYYRAGAAYMMLQDYQNAVAAFGYACTYEPLNTELRDAYIEALAELKAPRNR; encoded by the exons ATGGTTAATTGGTTATCAAATCTTTTGTTTAAATTCTTTGTTTTTTGCGTAGATTTTCTTCAAATTTCCACCATGAGTGACATCTTCACAGCAGTTTTCACTGGAGACCTTAAACTCATCAAAG AAATGGCAACAAAATTTAATAATAAGTTTGGAGAACAGAAGGCGAAAGAAATCTTGGGAGCAAAAGACTCGAAGGGGCGTACAATTCTACACATTGCTGCTTCCGAGG GTTACACTCCTCTGCATCATGCGGTTGTGGAAGGGCATTTCATGACTTCTTCTTTTCTACTGGATCATGGTGCAGATCCTAATGTGACGAGCAACGCGGGATTAACTCCATTGCACTATGCTGCTAAAATAG GAAAAAAAGACTTGGTGAAATTGTTAATAACAAAAGGTGCTGAAGTTGATGCGCCATCATCGTCTGCTAAAGGCACGCCATTGCGATTTGCCACTGCATATAGCATGAAAGAGGCTGTTAAGATTTTGCTTGAGCATAAAGCTAAT CCAAATTATGCTACTCATCCCGTATTGAACCCGTTGATGGTTGCCGTCCTAGAGAAATCCGTTGATTGCGTAAGGCTACTGCTGAAG CATGGTGCTGACCCGAATCTTGGTTTTCATGGAGAAAGACCTTTGATTGCTGCTGTACAAGAAGGCCTTATAGAGATTATGAAATGCTTGCTTAAAGCTGGAGCTAATCCTAATGCTACTAATTTT TGTGATCTTACACCAATTGAAATTGCGGCTGTGGAAGGTAATCTTGAAATTGTAAACATCCTCTTTGATTTTACTGCTCCTATTCCTCATATTCCGACTTGGAGCATTCCTGGAATACACGAGTATATCAACTCTCGGGAAGTAAAAAATCAG CGCGAACTCAAAGCTGAAACAAGATTCTTAGAAGCAAATGAAAATGCAGCACAATCCGTCAGAGAAAATGATTACATGACTGCAGTTTACTGGTATACAGAG GCTGTCAGGATAAAGCCAACAGATGGGATAATGTTCTCGAACAGGAGCTTTTGCTTTATCCGCTTGAACCAGGGCAATCTTGCACTCTCTGATGCAAAAATTTGTATTAGACTGAGACAAAATTGGGCTAAGGGATATTACCGGGCCGGAGCAGCCTATATGATGCTGCAG GACTATCAAAATGCAGTAGCAGCATTTGGGTATGCGTGTACGTATGAACCTCTCAATACGGAGCTCCGAGATGCTTACAT TGAGGCGTTGGCGGAGTTAAAAGCACCACGGAACAGATGA
- the LOC110781862 gene encoding uncharacterized protein isoform X1 has translation MVNWLSNLLFKFFVFCVDFLQISTMSDIFTAVFTGDLKLIKEMATKFNNKFGEQKAKEILGAKDSKGRTILHIAASEGRTLICKYLVGTIKFDVNRTDLMGYTPLHHAVVEGHFMTSSFLLDHGADPNVTSNAGLTPLHYAAKIGKKDLVKLLITKGAEVDAPSSSAKGTPLRFATAYSMKEAVKILLEHKANPNYATHPVLNPLMVAVLEKSVDCVRLLLKHGADPNLGFHGERPLIAAVQEGLIEIMKCLLKAGANPNATNFCDLTPIEIAAVEGNLEIVNILFDFTAPIPHIPTWSIPGIHEYINSREVKNQRELKAETRFLEANENAAQSVRENDYMTAVYWYTEAVRIKPTDGIMFSNRSFCFIRLNQGNLALSDAKICIRLRQNWAKGYYRAGAAYMMLQDYQNAVAAFGYACTYEPLNTELRDAYIEALAELKAPRNR, from the exons ATGGTTAATTGGTTATCAAATCTTTTGTTTAAATTCTTTGTTTTTTGCGTAGATTTTCTTCAAATTTCCACCATGAGTGACATCTTCACAGCAGTTTTCACTGGAGACCTTAAACTCATCAAAG AAATGGCAACAAAATTTAATAATAAGTTTGGAGAACAGAAGGCGAAAGAAATCTTGGGAGCAAAAGACTCGAAGGGGCGTACAATTCTACACATTGCTGCTTCCGAGGGTCGAACTCTAATCTGCAAATACCTAGTTGGTACTATCAAATTTGATGTTAATAGAACAGATTTAATGG GTTACACTCCTCTGCATCATGCGGTTGTGGAAGGGCATTTCATGACTTCTTCTTTTCTACTGGATCATGGTGCAGATCCTAATGTGACGAGCAACGCGGGATTAACTCCATTGCACTATGCTGCTAAAATAG GAAAAAAAGACTTGGTGAAATTGTTAATAACAAAAGGTGCTGAAGTTGATGCGCCATCATCGTCTGCTAAAGGCACGCCATTGCGATTTGCCACTGCATATAGCATGAAAGAGGCTGTTAAGATTTTGCTTGAGCATAAAGCTAAT CCAAATTATGCTACTCATCCCGTATTGAACCCGTTGATGGTTGCCGTCCTAGAGAAATCCGTTGATTGCGTAAGGCTACTGCTGAAG CATGGTGCTGACCCGAATCTTGGTTTTCATGGAGAAAGACCTTTGATTGCTGCTGTACAAGAAGGCCTTATAGAGATTATGAAATGCTTGCTTAAAGCTGGAGCTAATCCTAATGCTACTAATTTT TGTGATCTTACACCAATTGAAATTGCGGCTGTGGAAGGTAATCTTGAAATTGTAAACATCCTCTTTGATTTTACTGCTCCTATTCCTCATATTCCGACTTGGAGCATTCCTGGAATACACGAGTATATCAACTCTCGGGAAGTAAAAAATCAG CGCGAACTCAAAGCTGAAACAAGATTCTTAGAAGCAAATGAAAATGCAGCACAATCCGTCAGAGAAAATGATTACATGACTGCAGTTTACTGGTATACAGAG GCTGTCAGGATAAAGCCAACAGATGGGATAATGTTCTCGAACAGGAGCTTTTGCTTTATCCGCTTGAACCAGGGCAATCTTGCACTCTCTGATGCAAAAATTTGTATTAGACTGAGACAAAATTGGGCTAAGGGATATTACCGGGCCGGAGCAGCCTATATGATGCTGCAG GACTATCAAAATGCAGTAGCAGCATTTGGGTATGCGTGTACGTATGAACCTCTCAATACGGAGCTCCGAGATGCTTACAT TGAGGCGTTGGCGGAGTTAAAAGCACCACGGAACAGATGA
- the LOC110781852 gene encoding putative CCR4-associated factor 1 homolog 8 produces the protein MKNQLEVVQVSTSNLKEQIDHLSNKLENYPNISIDTEFGWFKRDININGNDLEIYEDLKYNLIHSNLREIGITVSDNGGEVGRTWRFDFFPSKKAGITLRECIPTKKFITRFKKLMQDFHGKVKWFTFAGYFDVAHLVSLLERKPLPELIKSSPATATTTATTYNIDGEEGFVEVVQRYFGKVYDLKVIAKHYENLFGKNKYLGLQRLANQIGVKRVGREHDGASDSLLTASIFAKFTEFGWISDSDQGFLSLLPHQVCYDSTKMMIQTKNEEDTSITTSTNMEPAHQPYPQPVNGPVTGYPMGHYPVPPYDPRFQHGPVYGYGPRPMIGPVRFGPVMSPGPGILRTTPYGTLFYPAVRVFHHQPPHMISLVPGY, from the coding sequence ATGAAGAACCAGCTTGAAGTAGTTCAAGTATCAACCTCCAATCTCAAAGAGCAAATCGATCATCTTAGTAACAAATTGGAGAATTACCCAAATATATCCATCGATACCGAATTCGGATGGTTCAAACGGGATATAAACATTAATGGTAATGATCTTGAAATCTACGAAGATCTCAAGTACAATCTCATTCATTCCAATTTACGTGAAATCGGAATCACGGTGTCCGATAATGGCGGTGAAGTAGGCAGAACTTGGCGGTTTGATTTTTTTCCATCTAAGAAGGCTGGTATTACGCTACGTGAATGTATTCCTACGAAGAAGTTCATCACAAGATTCAAGAAATTGATGCAAGATTTTCATGGAAAGGTGAAATGGTTTACTTTTGCTGGTTATTTTGATGTTGCACACCTTGTTTCTTTACTTGAAAGAAAACCATTACCGGAGTTGATAAAATCATCACCGGCGACGGCGACAACAACGGCGACGACATACAACATAGACGGTGAAGAAGGGTTTGTGGAAGTAGTACAGAGGTACTTCGGAAAAGTGTATGATCTTAAAGTAATTGCTAAACATTatgaaaatttatttgggaAAAATAAGTATTTAGGGTTACAAAGATTAGCTAATCAGATTGGTGTTAAACGAGTTGGAAGAGAACATGATGGTGCTTCTGATAGTTTGTTAACTGCGAGTATTTTTGCAAAATTTACCGAATTCGGGTGGATTTCGGATTCGGATCAAGGGTTTCTTTCTTTACTTCCTCACCAAGTTTGCTATGATTCTACTAAGATGATGATACAGACGAAGAATGAAGAAGATACGTCAATAACGACTTCAACCAACATGGAACCCGCCCATCAGCCCTATCCTCAGCCCGTTAATGGACCGGTAACCGGGTACCCTATGGGTCATTATCCGGTACCACCATATGATCCAAGATTTCAGCATGGGCCGGTGTACGGGTATGGGCCAAGACCAATGATTGGGCCCGTTCGATTTGGACCGGTTATGAGCCCGGGTCCAGGGATATTACGTACAACTCCATATGGAACTTTGTTCTACCCGGCAGTGAGGGTATTCCATCACCAACCTCCACATATGATATCATTAGTTCCCGGTTATTAG
- the LOC110781862 gene encoding uncharacterized protein isoform X3, whose protein sequence is MVNWLSNLLFKFFVFCVDFLQISTMSDIFTAVFTGDLKLIKEMATKFNNKFGEQKAKEILGAKDSKGRTILHIAASEGRTLICKYLVGTIKFDVNRTDLMDPNVTSNAGLTPLHYAAKIGKKDLVKLLITKGAEVDAPSSSAKGTPLRFATAYSMKEAVKILLEHKANPNYATHPVLNPLMVAVLEKSVDCVRLLLKHGADPNLGFHGERPLIAAVQEGLIEIMKCLLKAGANPNATNFCDLTPIEIAAVEGNLEIVNILFDFTAPIPHIPTWSIPGIHEYINSREVKNQRELKAETRFLEANENAAQSVRENDYMTAVYWYTEAVRIKPTDGIMFSNRSFCFIRLNQGNLALSDAKICIRLRQNWAKGYYRAGAAYMMLQDYQNAVAAFGYACTYEPLNTELRDAYIEALAELKAPRNR, encoded by the exons ATGGTTAATTGGTTATCAAATCTTTTGTTTAAATTCTTTGTTTTTTGCGTAGATTTTCTTCAAATTTCCACCATGAGTGACATCTTCACAGCAGTTTTCACTGGAGACCTTAAACTCATCAAAG AAATGGCAACAAAATTTAATAATAAGTTTGGAGAACAGAAGGCGAAAGAAATCTTGGGAGCAAAAGACTCGAAGGGGCGTACAATTCTACACATTGCTGCTTCCGAGGGTCGAACTCTAATCTGCAAATACCTAGTTGGTACTATCAAATTTGATGTTAATAGAACAGATTTAATGG ATCCTAATGTGACGAGCAACGCGGGATTAACTCCATTGCACTATGCTGCTAAAATAG GAAAAAAAGACTTGGTGAAATTGTTAATAACAAAAGGTGCTGAAGTTGATGCGCCATCATCGTCTGCTAAAGGCACGCCATTGCGATTTGCCACTGCATATAGCATGAAAGAGGCTGTTAAGATTTTGCTTGAGCATAAAGCTAAT CCAAATTATGCTACTCATCCCGTATTGAACCCGTTGATGGTTGCCGTCCTAGAGAAATCCGTTGATTGCGTAAGGCTACTGCTGAAG CATGGTGCTGACCCGAATCTTGGTTTTCATGGAGAAAGACCTTTGATTGCTGCTGTACAAGAAGGCCTTATAGAGATTATGAAATGCTTGCTTAAAGCTGGAGCTAATCCTAATGCTACTAATTTT TGTGATCTTACACCAATTGAAATTGCGGCTGTGGAAGGTAATCTTGAAATTGTAAACATCCTCTTTGATTTTACTGCTCCTATTCCTCATATTCCGACTTGGAGCATTCCTGGAATACACGAGTATATCAACTCTCGGGAAGTAAAAAATCAG CGCGAACTCAAAGCTGAAACAAGATTCTTAGAAGCAAATGAAAATGCAGCACAATCCGTCAGAGAAAATGATTACATGACTGCAGTTTACTGGTATACAGAG GCTGTCAGGATAAAGCCAACAGATGGGATAATGTTCTCGAACAGGAGCTTTTGCTTTATCCGCTTGAACCAGGGCAATCTTGCACTCTCTGATGCAAAAATTTGTATTAGACTGAGACAAAATTGGGCTAAGGGATATTACCGGGCCGGAGCAGCCTATATGATGCTGCAG GACTATCAAAATGCAGTAGCAGCATTTGGGTATGCGTGTACGTATGAACCTCTCAATACGGAGCTCCGAGATGCTTACAT TGAGGCGTTGGCGGAGTTAAAAGCACCACGGAACAGATGA
- the LOC110775286 gene encoding uncharacterized protein, with amino-acid sequence MASHFSVDETKQCFTAAAFAGNLRYLKILRKKLDDGTGIGKDLEEICDDSFGRNALHAAASRGKLDVCKYLVEELQFDVNKQDANGDTPLHISTLEEDYETSAYLLDHGADSNIAMDKGFTPLHYAAQKGRANLLRLLISKGAKVDAQSPLGTPLQAAAVHGMTDAVMFLLDNNANPNLVCPNTLPPLMSAIYAKSKLCVKSLIEWGADPNVISRGLTPLIVAASEGQTDIIKCLLLLGADPDIPNFYDLTPIQIAAQLRNHADVMALLPVTTPIPSIPDWSVRGIIEYVNSAEAKKEGKLKHEKKFLEAKAKGAEAVKREHFLDAAYWYSEAISLRPTDAAVLSNRSFCWARLKEGDRSLHDALACIELRNDWPKAHYRAGVAWGLLRDYESAKKEFEIALKLDPENTDLLDSYREAVLDVHAVEMYKKKQELPSRYDEDPQDELYEEYINSIL; translated from the exons ATGGCTTCTCATTTTTCTG TTGATGAGACAAAGCAATGCTTCACCGCTGCTGCATTTGCAGGAAATCTCCGATACCTCAAGA TTTTGAGAAAGAAACTTGATGATGGAACTGGAATTGGAAAAGATTTGGAGGAAATTTGTGATGACTCTTTTGGTAGAAATGCCCTTCATGCCGCGGCGTCGAGGGGAAAGCTTGATGTGTGCAAGTATCTTGTTGAAGAACTTCAATTCGATGTCAATAAACAAGATGCAAATG GAGATACACCATTACATATTTCTACTTTGGAGGAGGATTATGAAACTTCTGCTTATCTCCTTGATCATGGAGCAGACTCTAATATAGCTATGGATAAGGGATTCACCCCATTACATTACGCTGCACAAAAAG GACGAGCAAATCTGTTGCGTTTGTTGATCTCAAAAGGTGCAAAAGTGGATGCACAATCTCCTTTAGGAACACCACTGCAGGCTGCTGCTGTTCATGGCATGACCGATGCTGTCATGTTTTTGCTTGATAACAATGCTAAT CCTAATCTGGTTTGTCCTAATACGTTACCACCACTGATGTCTGCCATTTACGCAAAGTCCAAACTTTGCGTAAAGTCATTGATTGAG TGGGGAGCTGATCCAAATGTCATTTCGCGTGGATTGACTCCCTTGATCGTGGCTGCCTCCGAAGGACAAACTGACATAATCAAATGCTTACTTCTTCTAGGGGCTGACCCGGATATTCCCAACTTT TATGATCTTACACCAATACAAATTGCTGCACAACTCCGCAATCATGCTGATGTTATGGCTCTCTTACCTGTGACTACACCCATCCCGAGTATTCCCGACTGGAGCGTGCGTGGCATAATCGAGTACGTCAATTCTGCTGAAGCCAAAAAAGAG GGAAAACTCAAACATGAAAAGAAGTTTCTAGAAGCCAAAGCGAAGGGAGCAGAAGCTGTTAAAAGGGAACATTTTCTGGATGCAGCGTACTGGTATAGCGAG GCAATAAGTTTGAGGCCAACAGATGCAGCAGTGTTATCGAACAGGAGTTTTTGCTGGGCCCGTTTGAAGGAAGGGGATCGGTCCCTTCATGATGCTTTGGCCTGCATCGAGCTGAGGAATGATTGGCCCAAGGCACATTACCGGGCTGGGGTGGCCTGGGGTCTTTTGCGG GATTATGAAAGTGCAAAAAAGGAATTTGAGATTGCTCTCAAGCTAGATCCCGAGAACACGGATCTCCTTGATTCATATAG GGAGGCCGTATTGGATGTCCACGCGGTAGAAATGTACAAGAAGAAACAAGAGCTCCCATCTCGGTATGACGAGGATCCACAGGACGAACTTTATGAAGAATATATTAACTCCATCCTTTAA